GACAACCTCGTCGTCATCAAGCCGAGCGGAGTGCCATACGAGCGCATGAAGGCCGACGACCTGGTCGTTACGGACCTCGAAGGCAAGGTCGTCTGGGGCGAGCTGCGCCCCTCCTCCGACCTCGATACCCACATCCATCTCTACAAGGCCTTCCCGGAGATCGGCGGCGTGGTGCACACCCACTCGGAATACGCCGTGGCCTGGGCTCAGGCGGGCCGTCCGATCCCGGCTCTCGGCACCACCCATGCCGACTATTTCTACGGTCCGGTTCCGGTCACCCGCGAGCTGACCGCCGACGAGATCAAGAACGATTATGTCCGTGCGACCGGTGTCGCCATCGCGGAGGCCTTCGGTAATCGCGACCCGATGGAAGTGCCGGCCGCTCTGGTCGCGGGACATGGCCCCTTCGCATGGGGACGGACGCCGGACGATGCCGTGCACAACGCGGTCGTACTGGAAGCCGTGGCCCGCATGGCGATGTATACGTTCTCGCTTCAACCGAACGCGCAGGGCGTTTCGCAGGCGCTGCTCGACCGGCACTATTTCCGCAAGCATGGGGCGGCGGCGACCTATGGCCAGTCCGAGAAATAACCTCCCGCCTCCTTTTCAACCGCACACGACCCGATTTGGGAGATCAAGATGGCCGTTGTAGCAGGTGTCGATTTCGGCACTCTGAGCGTAAGGGTCACCCTCGTCGACGACCGCAAGGGCCCGCTCGGCCTCGCCAAGGCGGAATACCCGCTGCACCGGAAGCGCGAGAACCCCGCCTACGCGACCCAGGCGCATGCCGATCACATGGATGCGCTGGCGCGCGCCATGCGCGGCGCCCTGGATTCGGCGGGCGTGAAGGGCGAGGATGTGGCGGCGCTCGCCATCGACACCACCGGCTCCAGCGTCGTGATGGTCGGAGAGGGCCTGGAGCCCCTCGACGAATATTACCTCTGGTGCGACCACCGGGCGAAAGCCGAGGCCGAGGAGATCACCCGGCTCGCGCATCGGGAAGGCCTCGAAGCCATCCAATGGTGCGGCGGCGTCTATTCTCATGAATGGGGCTTCTCCAAGCTGCTGCACTGGCTGCGCAATAATCCCGACAAGCGCGACCGGCTCGTGACTGCCCTCGAACATTGCGACATGGTGGCAGCCACCCTCACCGGCGTCACGAATCCCCGCCAGATCAAGCGCAGCGTTTGCGGCATGGGCCATAAATGGATGTGGAACCCCCGCTGGGGCGGCCTGCCCCCGCAGGAATTCCTCTCCAAGGTCGATCCGCTGTTCGACGGCATTCGCGAGAAGCTTGCGGGCGAATATGCCACCTCCGACGTCGTCGC
This region of Microvirga mediterraneensis genomic DNA includes:
- a CDS encoding L-ribulose-5-phosphate 4-epimerase, producing the protein MLKQLREQVLEANLEVVRRGLVLYTFGNVSGISRDDNLVVIKPSGVPYERMKADDLVVTDLEGKVVWGELRPSSDLDTHIHLYKAFPEIGGVVHTHSEYAVAWAQAGRPIPALGTTHADYFYGPVPVTRELTADEIKNDYVRATGVAIAEAFGNRDPMEVPAALVAGHGPFAWGRTPDDAVHNAVVLEAVARMAMYTFSLQPNAQGVSQALLDRHYFRKHGAAATYGQSEK